A single genomic interval of Pyrus communis chromosome 7, drPyrComm1.1, whole genome shotgun sequence harbors:
- the LOC137739229 gene encoding DNA replication licensing factor MCM2-like: protein MAVGMNGHDQLIMDFDEDEYISDDDNVDDDDGYFSGIEEEDDYFGDEYHCDQYYCFEFGQDLKFEKMLFPEGTIKEWVAKDEVRRFIAEKFKKFLLTFVNHHSKNVQQQHDETEVEYVRLINQMVSANKCSLVINYEQLLPVQIQIARWMIKSPRLILETFEDAAKNVVLNLHPNYKNVHPSIYVRITNLRKCVSIRNISETHLDALICIRGLVTRCSNIFPKLQQATSSSRNYQILTLQESSGSVPACRLPRCVEVIVSNDLIDSALSGDEIEVTGIYTDKFDLSLNANNGTPEFATVVEANYIAKTKSRD from the exons ATGGCAGTAGGAATGAATGGGCATGACCAGCTAATCATGGATTTCGATGAGGACGAATACATTAGCGACGACGACAATGTTGACGACGACGACGGATACTTTAGCGGCATCGAGGAAGAGGACGACTACTTTGGAGACGAATACCACTGCGACCAGTACTACTGCTTCGAGTTCGGCCAAGATCTCAAGTTTGAGAAGATGTTATTTCCTGAGGGGACGATCAAAGAGTGGGTTGCTAAAGATGAAGTGCGAAGATTTATAGCtgagaaattcaaaaaatttctaCTCACCTTTGTCAATCATCACAGTAAAAATGTTCAGCAGCAGCATGATGAAACTGAAGTTGAGTACGTGCGCCTCATCAATCAGATGGTGTCAG CCAACAAGTGTAGTCTGGTGATCAATTACGAGCAGCTTCTCCCCGTTCAAATCCAAATTGCCCGTTGGATGATCAAATCCCCCCGACTTATTCTGGAAACCTTTGAAGATGCTGCCAAAAATGTTGTGCTTAATTTACACCCAAACTACAAAAATGTCCATCCAAGCATCTACGTTCGCATAACCAACCTCCGCAAGTGCGTTTCCATTCGCAACATTAG CGAAACCCATTTGGATGCCTTGATTTGCATTCGAGGGCTTGTGACCCGATGCTCTAACATATTTCCTAAGTTGCAACAG GCAACATCGTCGTCCAGGAATTATCAGATACTCACACTCCAAGAGAGCTCCGGAAGTGTGCCTGCATGTCGACTTCCGAGATGCGTGGAAGTGATAGTATCGAATGATCTGATTGATTCTGCCCTTTCTGGGGACGAGATA GAGGTCACCGGCATTTATACAGATAAATTCGACTTATCGTTGAATGCAAACAATGGAACTCCGGAGTTTGCCACTGTGGTTGAAGCAAATTATATCGCCAAGACCAAGAGCCGGGATTGA
- the LOC137739231 gene encoding F-box/FBD/LRR-repeat protein At5g22660-like, which yields MDSKAKRQTPPGDRISELPDAILCHLLSFLPTLHAVRTTILSTRWNNVWCTSAPISLQFDSRDFSSGPQQQTRFMRFVDCVIKLCGSSCNIRRLCLHCHSFAFKDEDFSRIHRWISTAIKNNVIDLDLYLFSNNNYDSFEKFEMPPSVFQCRSLVSLKLDTNCLTYSPSTSGCFPSLKYLHVTFRDYINERRVKIFLNCPALEDLTIVENVGGDVLELNISAPQLKTLTTDNLDCKFFVDAPRLENLNVNIDWPSLTSNYVLDNSKSLVKAKVHVKYIAPKHKHRYPSYVPNISKLLAGTSSVKYLTFLAPQYLEARYLPDYENLNQLELDLRCFCWDLVIELLKKCPSMKHLILNLHRTAWNHDYKPVNPPTLVPGCLSSHLKTVSMRGFHGEQEEVQVLKYLLNYGEVLNKITISTRNFVGNPACLTKEDLCKEILLFQKGSETCQVEVI from the coding sequence ATGGATTCGAAAGCAAAACGCCAAACTCCTCCTGGAGATAGGATCAGTGAATTACCGGATGCAATTCTTTGTCACTTACTTTCGTTCCTTCCAACTTTACATGCCGTGCGGACCACGATTTTGTCTACAAGATGGAACAACGTATGGTGTACCAGTGCTCCCATTAGCCTACAGTTTGATAGCAGAGATTTTTCTTCTGGACCTCAACAACAAACGAGGTTTATGAGATTTGTTGACTGCGTGATTAAATTATGCGGCTCATCATGCAACATTAGAAGACTATGTCTTCACTGTCACTCTTTCGCTTTCAAAGATGAAGATTTCTCTCGCATTCATAGATGGATATCCACTGCCATAAAAAACAATGTCATTGACCTTGATCTTTATTTGTTTAGTAATAATAATTATGATTCCTTCGAGAAATTTGAAATGCCTCCTAGCGTTTTCCAGTGCAGATCATTGGTGAGTCTGAAGTTGGACACAAATTGTCTTACCTATAGTCCATCTACATCAGGTTGTTTCCCAAGCCTCAAGTACCTTCATGTTACGTTTCGGGACTATATTAATGAGAGAAGGGTAAAGATCTTTCTGAACTGCCCTGCTCTTGAAGATTTGACTATAGTTGAAAACGTGGGTGGAGATGTTTTGGAACTTAACATCTCCGCACCTCAGCTGAAGACGTTAACAACTGATAATCTCGACTGCAAGTTTTTCGTTGATGCCCCGAGACTTGAAAACCTCAATGTCAACATCGATTGGCCTTCTTTGACGTCGAATTATGTTTTGGACAATTCTAAatctttggtcaaggccaaagTTCACGTCAAATATATAGCACCAAAACATAAGCATCGATATCCATCTTATGTTCCCAATATATCTAAGTTACTTGCAGGTACTTCAAGTGTTAAATATTTAACATTTTTAGCTCCTCAGTATCTGGAAGCACGCTATCTGCCGGATTATGAGAATCTGAACCAACTGGAGTTAGATCTTCGTTGCTTTTGCTGGGACCTTGTAATAGAGTTGCTCAAGAAATGTCCTAGTATGAAACACTTGATCTTAAACCTTCATCGTACGGCATGGAATCACGATTACAAGCCAGTCAATCCACCAACGCTTGTGCCGGGGTGTCTCTCGTCACACCTTAAGACTGTCTCTATGCGTGGATTCCACGGAGAACAGGAGGAGGTTCAAGTGCTCAAGTACTTGTTAAACTACGGTGAGGTTTTGAATAAGATTACTATTTCTACAAGGAATTTCGTAGGTAATCCCGCATGTCTTACAAAAGAGGACTTGTGCAAGGAAATTTTGTTGTTTCAAAAGGGTTCAGAGACATGCCAAGTTGAAGTTATCTAG